The Acropora palmata chromosome 10, jaAcrPala1.3, whole genome shotgun sequence genome contains a region encoding:
- the LOC141894477 gene encoding uncharacterized protein LOC141894477, producing the protein MGFGHRNCVVVGCPNSGKRLNKWAKQTCTLHACLNGTHTCDCKPPFKLFPFPTEKKDGEGRRRWTENIKREIRKVWTPKNSSRACSVHFKDGQPTKENPDPTEDLGYNFNSKVVGGKRKNPLNRSKIIPGKKPRKAKKSGEEVSEVLVEQEISNHSETCVSENTGTAPETTPNSGNCSASPEAAFVVNNYCCPDKDLRIQELQEQLKEAVNELKILKEKLKKVREKKGLKCSDLKSDKEVNRLTGIPTRAAFDALFDMVKENVKKLRYWTGPVKSTRKGRNFKKSPKKFGPKRELTEKDEFLLTMMKLRLGSTNADLAQRFAVSATTVTNIFTTWVKLLASELGCLIYNPSYEVFRKTLPKKFHKPGYSKVRHIIDCTEVFIETPSDPALKAATWSDYKHHHTAKILLSITPNGAFNFASKAWGGRTSDVHVTRGSGFYDILEQHDEVMADRGFTIAEDLLLQHAKLHIPPGKRGQEQFSKSEVKKTKEIANLRIYVEQAIRRLKTFRLIKNELPISMLGNLDNIINVCAAICNLYKPLCKPLKRLW; encoded by the coding sequence ATGGGATTTGGGCACCGGAattgtgttgttgttggcTGCCCAAACAGCGGAAAAAGGTTGAATAAATGGGCAAAACAAACCTGTACTCTTCATGCATGTTTGAACGGGACACATACCTGCGACTGCAAGCCACCATTCAAGCTTTTTCCCTTTCCCACGGAGAAAAAGGATGGCGAAGGAAGAAGACGATGGACGGAGAATATTAAAAGGGAAATAAGGAAAGTTTGGACTCCAAAGAATTCTTCGCGAGCGTGCAGCGTACATTTTAAAGACGGCCAacctacaaaagaaaatcccGACCCAACAGAGGATTTGGGATACAACTTCAACTCGAAAGTTGTGGGAGGAAAGCGAAAGAACCCATTGAATCGGTCCAAAATTATCCCTGGAAAGAAGCccagaaaagcaaagaaaagcgGCGAAGAAGTTTCTGAGGTACTGGTAGAACAAGAAATATCCAATCACTCAGAAACATGTGTGTCTGAAAATACTGGAACAGCACCGGAAACCACCCCTAACTCCGGAAATTGCAGTGCTTCACCAGAAGCAGCGTTCGttgtaaacaattattgttgtcCAGATAAAGACTTACGCATACAGGAATTGCAAGAGCAGCTAAAGGAAGCTGTAAACGAACTAAAAATTCTGaaagaaaagctgaaaaaagtAAGGGAAAAGAAAGGACTTAAATGTAGTGACTTGAAAAGTGATAAAGAAGTGAATCGTTTGACTGGAATACCCACAAGGGCAGCATTTGATGCGTTATTTGATATGGTCaaggaaaatgtaaaaaagttAAGATACTGGACTGGTCCTGTGAAGTCAACACGGAAAGGGCgaaatttcaagaaaagtcCAAAGAAGTTTGGCCCAAAAAGAGAACTTACGgaaaaagatgaatttttattGACTATGATGAAACTTCGTCTTGGGTCAACAAATGCTGACTTGGCTCAACGTTTTGCTGTCTCTGCTACAACAGTGACTAATATTTTTACTACATGGGTCAAGCTTTTAGCAAGCGAGCTGGGGTGTCTGATTTACAATCCATCATATGAAGTTTTTAGGAAAACATTGCCTAAAAAATTCCATAAGCCTGGTTATTCGAAAGTAAGGCATATAATAGACTGTACTGAGGTCTTCATTGAAACGCCAAGTGACCCAGCTCTAAAAGCAGCAACTTGGTCCGACTACAAGCACCACCACACTGCCAAGATATTGTTGTCTATAACCCCCAATGGTGCTTTCAATTTTGCTTCGAAAGCATGGGGAGGTCGAACATCAGATGTGCATGTTACAAGAGGGTCAGGATTCTATGATATTTTGGAACAGCATGATGAGGTCATGGCAGACAGGGGCTTTACTATTGCTGAGGATTTACTTCTTCAACATGCAAAGCTCCATATACCACCCGGCAAGCGTGGCCAGGAACAATTTAGCAAATCAGAAGTAAAGAAAACCAAGGAGATTGCCAATTTACGGATCTACGTTGAGCAAGCCATACGAAGATTAAAAACATTTCGCCTCATAAAGAATGAACTACCAATATCTATGTTGGGCAACCTggacaatattattaatgtttgtgctgcaatttgtaatttatacaAACCATTATGTAAGCCATTGAAAAGGTTGTGGTGA